CCCACGCTACGAGTGAAAGACGGACGAACGGTGGTGACGGACGGCGGCAACCACATCCTGGACTGCCGGTTTCCCGACGGCATCGCCGATCCGGAGGACATCGAGCGCCGGCTGCTGCTGCGGCCCGGCATCCTGGAATGCGGGCTGTTCCTGGGGATGGCGACGGCGGTGGTAATCGCGGGGAGCGGGGGGATCGAGGTCCGCACGCGGGAGGGCGGACGATGAGCCGCATCAAGATCGCGCCCTCAATCCTCTCGGCCGACTTCACGCGGCTGGGCGAGCACATCCGCGAGGCGGAGCAGGGCGGGGCGGACTGGATTCACGTGGACGTGATGGACGGGCACTTCGTCCCCAACATCACCATCGGCCCGCTGATCGCGGCGGCGGCCAAGCGCTCGACGGGGCTGCCCATCGACGTGCACCTGATGATCGAAAAGCCCGAGCGCTACCTGGCGGATTTCGCCAAGGCGGGGGCCGACTACCTGACGGTGCACGTGGAAACGAGCCCGCACCTGCACCGCACCATCCAGCAGATCCGCGAGCTGGGCGTGAAGCCGGGCGTCACGCTGAACCCCGCGACCCCGGCGGACGCCATCGCCGACATCCTGCCGTACGTGGACCTGGTGCTGGTGATGTCCGTGAATCCCGGCTTCGGCGGGCAGTCGTACATCCCCACCAGCACGGCCAAGATCGCGCGCATCCGCCGGATGCTGGACGAGCGCGGGCTGGGTCACGTGGAGCTGCAGGTGGACGGCGGCGTGGCGCCCGACACCATCGCGGACGTCGTGCGGGCGGGCGCGAGCTGTGTGGTCGCGGGATCGGCCGTCTACAACGCAAAGGCGCCGGTGGCCGAGAACATCCGCCTGCTGCGCGAGGCCGCCGGCCGGACGTAGCGCCGCGGGATGTCGTGCAGGCGCCGCGGCGTTCACTCCCCAAATATCGTGAGCGCATGACGAGGATCGTCCCGGGCAACCTGGAGCGACTGGCCCGCGAGGGCGAGGAGCGGCGCCGCGCGGCAGAGGCGGAACATGCCGCGGCCGAGCGCACGGCCGCAATCCGCCAGCGTCGCGAGGTCCGCCGCCTGGGCGCCAGCAACCTGCTGAACGCGCTGGCGGAGAATCCGCCGGGTCCCGCGGTTCCGCTGCTGCGGTGGACGATCAGCGCGGTGGTGGTGAGCAGCATCCTGTGGATCGGCGGGGACGTGGCAGGTGCGCCGGATGCCGTGTCCAGCGTGGGGCTCGTGGGCGTGCTCGTGATCCCCTTCTTGTACCTGGGCGTGCGCCGCTGGCGCGCGGTGCTCTCGCTGCGGCGCGAACGCGCGTGGCTGCTGGACCTGCCGTTCCCCGTCCGCGGATACTTCGCGCTCCTGAGCAGCACGCCCGAGGAGGAGCGCACCGCCACCGTCCGCTTCCGGCTGGAGGACGATGGTCCCGGCGAGGACATCATCCGCGGGCTGGCGGGGCGCTCCGGCGGGGCGGTGAAGGTGTCGCGTACGCGCGGCTCCTGGGTGGTGGAGAGCGGGGTGATCCACAGCTACACCAGCGACGACATCGAGGCCACCAACGGCCCGCTGCTGGGGTGGATGCGCGCCGTCATCACTGAAACGCTCCTTCCCCTCCATGCAGAGCACCGGGTGACCTCGGTGCGCTTTCGCGACTAGCCGCGCGGTTGTTTCGGCAGGGGCTGATACCACCGGTCGGCCGTCAGGCGGCGGGGGCTTCGGGAAGGCCCGCCCGGCTCGGCGGGCTCGAATCGCAGGCGGAACGTGCCCGGCCGAAACGGCGGCGCCTGCACCACGAAGGTGCTCGGGCCGCGTCGCCGCTCGCTGTTCACGTACATGTCGAAGTACAGGTGCATCGCGCGACCGCCGGAGTACAGCGATACGCGGCGCAGCCGGATGGCGCACCCCGCGCGCGACCATTGCAGCAGGTTTGCGGTGTCGCGGGCGGCCGGCGCGGGGGTGTACGGCGCGCTCATCCGGACCGGGCGTGGCGCGCCGGTGGTATCGCTCACCACGCTGTCCATCGCCGCGGGGTCCACGCGGCGGCCCGCGGAATCGCGTACCTCCAGCAGCACCGCGACGGGCCAGCAGCTCTGCGCGCCGGCGGTGCTCGCCGCGACCAGGGTCATCAGCAATCCAGCCATCCACGCAAGGCGCACGATCCCTCCTCCGGCTCGGGTTCCAGTCGGGTGGTTCCGCGAGTATCTTAGCGGCACCTCCTCCGCCGCACGATACACCCCCGAGTACATCATGAGATCCGTCCGCACCATCCTCCGCCTCGCGTGGGCGCTGCTGATCGCCGCGCCGCTGGCCGCACAGCAGCGCCCGCCACTCGCTCCCGGGGCGCGCGCCTTCGTGTCCGTCGATGAGCCCGTGGTGGCGCTCACGCACGTTCGCCTGGTAGACGGCACCGGGGCGCCGGCGCGCCAGGACCAGACGGTGGTCGTGCGCGGCACCCGCATCGAGTCCGTCGGGCCCAGCGCCACCACGGCGATCCCGGCGGGCGCGCGGGTGATGGACCTGTCCGGCCACACGGTGATCCCCGGCCTGGTGTCGCTGCACGAGCACACCTACTTCGGCGGGCTGAGCCGCAGCGTGCCGATGAACGCCAGCGCGTACCTGTATCTTGCGTTCGGCGTGACGACGGCGATGACGGCAGGCAGCCAGCTCCCGGACGAGGAAGTGGAGCTGAAGCGCGCGATAGACGCGGGGCAGATCCCCGGGCCGCGCCTGCACATCGCGGGGCCGTATATCACTGCGGGTACGCGGCGCACGGGCGCTTTCCGCGGCGTGGACTCGCCCGAGGAGGCGCGCCGCTTCGTGGACGAGTGGGCTGGGAAGGGCGCCACCTGGTTCAAGGTGATGAGCGGCCCTCGCGAGGTGCTGGCGTGGGTGATCGAGGCCGCCCACGCGCGGCGCCTGCGCGTGACCGGCCACCTGTGCGCGGTGACGTTCGGCGAGGCCGCGGAACTGGGGATCGACGCCCTTCAGCACGGGTTCATCACCGCGAGCGAGTACGTGCCCGGCAAGGCGCCGGACGTGTGCCCGCCCGGCAACCAACGCGCCCAGGCCGACGTGGACGTGGCCAGCCCGGCGGTGCAGGAGAGCATCCGCCGCATCGTCGCGACGGGCACGCCGGTGGTGAGCACGCTGGGCGTGTACGAGAGCTTCATCCCCGGCCGGGCGCGGCTGGACTCGGTCGCGAT
This genomic stretch from Longimicrobium sp. harbors:
- the rpe gene encoding ribulose-phosphate 3-epimerase; protein product: MSRIKIAPSILSADFTRLGEHIREAEQGGADWIHVDVMDGHFVPNITIGPLIAAAAKRSTGLPIDVHLMIEKPERYLADFAKAGADYLTVHVETSPHLHRTIQQIRELGVKPGVTLNPATPADAIADILPYVDLVLVMSVNPGFGGQSYIPTSTAKIARIRRMLDERGLGHVELQVDGGVAPDTIADVVRAGASCVVAGSAVYNAKAPVAENIRLLREAAGRT
- a CDS encoding amidohydrolase family protein; translation: MRSVRTILRLAWALLIAAPLAAQQRPPLAPGARAFVSVDEPVVALTHVRLVDGTGAPARQDQTVVVRGTRIESVGPSATTAIPAGARVMDLSGHTVIPGLVSLHEHTYFGGLSRSVPMNASAYLYLAFGVTTAMTAGSQLPDEEVELKRAIDAGQIPGPRLHIAGPYITAGTRRTGAFRGVDSPEEARRFVDEWAGKGATWFKVMSGPREVLAWVIEAAHARRLRVTGHLCAVTFGEAAELGIDALQHGFITASEYVPGKAPDVCPPGNQRAQADVDVASPAVQESIRRIVATGTPVVSTLGVYESFIPGRARLDSVAMSMLAPATRREVEANHAGLGQSGFTVPERLLEKMMRWERDFVAAGGLLGAGSDPWGTGFLPGFGNLRNYELLVEAGFTPEHAIQIMTLNGARILGEEARIGSVEPGKAADLVVIRGDPLGTPSAIYEVTTIFRDGRGYDSARLREFAKGKVGIN